The DNA sequence GTCTGTCGCTGTACATTTCCTAGTTGTTATTATGTAATTAACCACAAAAATATATAGTCTCCGTGCTTAGGAATTAACAATAAGAATGACAACAACATATCGTTGTCAATATTAGGCCATTTCCGAGAagtcccaagcctctgtttgaaagtgaggctaagtgcgaagacattgatatgaaaatgaatttttttttattttcatgcaaatagAACTCACTTTCACAGCAAAGGTTTTGCtatagcctcgttttgaaagtgagattttttggaactcggtTATGGTCTACCTTACACAAAATACGGCATGTATTTGCATGtttatttcttgtttaatttgttttaagtcATTTCGTCGGTATTTAATTTATCCTTTGTgcaaaattggtcttgttttaagaaaataaaaacgttatatttttatattttcagaGGGGTTTTTTCTGCTCCTTGAAGGAAAATCGCccttttccttgttttcttacACATAAAACTGGCTGAAATCTAAATTTGGTTTTGTCGGCAACATCCACGAGGGACATCACGCCAACTCTAAAACACTAAAAATATACAAGATGAtgataaaaactaaaacaacGAATAAAAACTAATATAAACTGCTAATAAAAGATAACCTAAAAGAGTTTACTTTTAATAACACAGAGAGATTGAGTGGTAACAGCTTCTTTCGGGAGTTTGTTCCAGTCGGTTATTGTCGTGGGAAAGAAAGAAGATCAAAAAATATCGCTGTGTCCTTTTTCTGGAATGTGTGCCGCTCCCAGTGATCTTTTTAGTTTTAACACACTTAAGTCCatgccagaggtttttttcttctttcgtAATTTCTGATAGTTCGCGGCGAAACCGTTACAGCGAGGCGCGAAGCGCTTTATCAAACCGTAAGCACGGTTTATTTTATCCTAGATATTTCGAGAatggacctctggagccagggtacaTTTTCGTAGgtttgtctttaaaaaaaaaacatttttatgcgCGTCGAAAACGACGGTTGAAAATATAACAGCTTCTCTGTACCAATAGGCTGCTTTCgggtatatatatttttttacctgaATCAATTTTGCCAGCGACTTAGTCTGCGTGAGAAGAAAACTATCCatcaaaagacaaaagaagtTGCTTAACCTCTCTGACCTCTTTTGGTTCTTTTGGAATTTGTCGCAAAAAAACTTTCTCTGACTTAAAGTAAAAAGATCACTATGCCTGAAAGCTTCAATAACTTATTTGCAAACTTTCCCACTGCAGATCGTGTGTTAAAAATGCTCGTTGCTTAGGTCTAATTTATGGACGCTTTTCAGTGTTTGATCTGTGATTCAATCATCGACTATACATGGTGAATAAGATATAACAACTTCCTACTTGTCGCAAATGTGTTTAGCTCGTTACTCACAGCAGCTTTGGAACAAAACTTACATATTACTAACATCAGGTATAGCGAATGCATATATTTCCGATACTCTTGGCACTTCGTTAgaactagactgcaaaacagtccgtatttttgcgtattgaAGTACGCGCGAGAAgccaaacaaaaggtctggaacgaggctgaaaacagggatccagactggggagagacgctaaaaattttttctcctcgcctcacacgccctacgggggtgtgaggctcgcgcgcttcgcgcgcgtaagactcttacgccacgctttaccgatttctttactgattttgagaagaaaacccgactgttttgtaGTCTACGTTAGAACGGGTTGTCACTGTATCACAATTTCAACACGGTTAGTCAAGAaatgtttttactttatttatctGAACTCTGTCTAGTTAATCGTCTAATTCCAAGAAGGATAAAAAGTTTAATTGTAAAGGATTAAATTCTTCTcattattatactttatcttatTTTCTAAATGCAAAGCTGTCGACAGACGAAGAGACACATCGCAGCCACATATATAACGGAGGAAAGGTAACGTGTACCAAAGGAAATATGGTACAGCGACACAACCCTTGAGAAAGAAATTAGCACAAACAAGGGACAGTCTCACTACGATAATCCCCGTTAGTTCTTGCGTGCTAATGTTGTAAGTTGTTCTTGCACATGTCCCttcgcaggggcggatctagggggagggtgctgggggtgcgcacccccccccccccccctgagatgacctgcggttttctaatacaactggtattctgcaaaaacaaaaaaaaaactatgtggtttattggtgttgaagtagagcaagagacgagtgcaccccttcctaaaaaaaaatcctggatccgcccctgcttcgTATGAAGACTGAGCTTATGAGGCACTTGTATACCCTGCCGATAGGTACAAGATGGTCTTTCGAGCCCTCAGAGGGGTTTCCTACACCAGCTATTAAATTTTTTCAAGGTGGTTCTCAACACTACGGGTTTCCAGCACAGTTTATCAGTTGATGTTGTAATGTTAATATCAAACGAATGCCTAATCAGTGGTGAAAAAGTTCTGATTATTTACTTGACATTACTGGATACCACAGCAACGGTATAACCTGTTAAAACCACCCTTAATTCTACCTTCAAGTGCGCAGGACTCAAAAACGTGTTGGACGACCCccagttattattattgaaatttgATCTGCGTGATAAGATCAACTTTTTGCAATACTTATACAAAAATCCTAGAAGCTGTTTCAAAGGTaccttaatttttcaaaaaaaatatagGCAATTATTGAGCAGTTGTTTTATACCATTATTGTAACATCAACCGATGCACCGTGGTAGTACTGGCCAATCAAAGTATAAGATCTGGAATGTGCTGGAAACGTGCTGTGCGCAACCCTAAAGAGAATAAATATTTCTACGTAAGGAACTGTGTACACAACACCAGCTGAGGTTTGTTCAGCATTCTTTATCCAGATTTGTCAATTCATATCGACGAGGGGGAGAATTCTTAAACTTTTCGATGACAAATGGACAGATCGCGTCATCCTTTACCAGCTCGTCACTGAATTGGATACCAGCCTTAAACTGGAAGCGAATAGCGTTGGCCAGCATATGAGCATCTAATCTCGTTGGACGGGTGTAGCCTGCTGGAATAAGCAAGTATGGCTGCCGCACGGCACTAGAACTGATTGGTGGATAGGGTTCTGTAAAGAACACCCAAAGAAATTTCCCGCGCGGGTTGTACGGATAATGGAAATCAATTGTGGCATCGGCTTTCTTGAATGGCAAGTTAAGTTTGAGCTGCTTATCTGCACCATATGAGACGATGATGGGATACTCCTGAACAAAGGAGTAGATTCTACCTCGTATGTATTCCTGACAATTGACAATGATCTGAGTGTTTTCCGATTTCTTGAAAATCAACCTTTTGCAGTTGTCAGTGGACCATCCTTTGATCAAATCTCGCTGCTGGGAAtctttaagacaagttttatCATCACTGTCACGGTAGAACTGAACTTCGTTCGGGAGAGCATCAGTGACGATCACATCATGTGGTCCCATGGGAAAAATCTCTACCACTCCACCAGATCCAACACCAACAACGACTGCATTGAGACTGTTATGGTCGTCTCCGCCTGTAATGGTTACCTTTCCTGTGCCTTGTGTAAATTTATTAGCTACGATGATGCTTCCAGATGATTTCCTACCAAGCTTGTAGGTCTTTCCTCTTGTTTTTGCAAGGACAATATTCTGGCCATTTCCAACGTCAATTTCGTTGCCAACAGTAGAAGGAAGGGATGTAGAATCAAGGATTGTGTCGAGCTCTTGTCCAAGGGCAATCTCAAGGTGTTTCAGTTGTTCGTACAGGAAAGTTATTGTCTGTTTTGCCGTTGCTCGATTAAATTCTTGGTCATTTTTTCGAAAGAGCATTAATGGGAAGCGTTGGGCAAAGTCTATAATGAGATCAAACAAATTTGTTGATATTCCGCTCTTGAGTTTATTGCCCCATTCATTGTCAATAAAGACAGTTCGTGGAGGATTCGACTTATCCTTGAATACCAGTTTATCATCTTCAATACTTGCTGCTAAATGGTCAAGACTCCTTATGGACTCAAAACGTAGTTGATTTCCATCATCCCCTTCGTTGATTGTTGCTATGCTCCCCGTTGTTGTGTAGCTTACTCTCAATACTTTGGCTTGATTCCTCTTCAAGGAATTAAAATTTGATCCAGGTTGATAGATGATCTTCCTGTTGGAATGATCCTTAGAAATGGTTCCCAAGTTCTTTCCCGCGTCATCTTCGGCTGGAATAATCTCAACCGTGCTCAAAAGAACATCTGCATGATCATGTTTTAAAATGTCAATTTCAAGTCTTCCGTCTGTCTCCATCCATTTTCCATAAATAGTTGTTTTACAACGGATGGTGTTACCGTCAGCACCCATTACCACGGAAATTGTCAAGTAATCGACTACCTCAGGGCCATGGAGAACGTATGTGTCAGTTCCTGGACCACCAATCAACTCATGTCTACCGCGGGTACTCACGAGGGTGTCATCTCCATCTTTCGCGTCAACAGTTGTTTCTCCGCCTACAGCGATCAAAAGGTTTTCTTTGTCGTTTCCAATAATATTTTTGCACGATGAGAAGCTGACCACATTCATTGCATGTACCAGCGATAGACGTCCAAACTGTGGTCTGAAAGTTATATGCCCTTCGTCGTATTTATACTTTTGGTATATATTAATAGTGTCAATTTGGTATCTTTCGTCTTCATAATACTTAAAGGATATCGTGTTTTTCGTTCCTTCACCAAATCTGATAGAAGACCTTCGATATCCGTTAATGAGTCTCCTCGGCAATACCATTACGTCTTTCTCAGTTGAAAGAGGACCGCAGAAAAAATCTGCATGGTTCAGAATGTACCTCCTCGCGCCATCATAGTATCTAGCATCTATACTGATCTTTTGATGGTAGTTCCGACGAGCTTCGGGTTGACGTACTTCAATAGTTGGTATGTTCTTCAAGTAAACAACATGACGATAATACTTTGGAAAGTCACCCGTCCTAACTGGGTTGTCGATGTTTCTAAGCTGCCATCGACCATAGTAAGCATTTGGGGTAGAGCCTCCTGCAGGAAGAGACTTATATTGGATAACAAGGGTATTTTCTCCACTTCCGCCAACAATGTATTTGGCCCAGTTGTAGAAACCAAAGGTTACTCGTTCCGAGTCCTCCGTAACCTTATAATTGTTTATAGTCGATCCAATAGAAATAACGTTGTTGCCATCACCAGTATACACCACATCACCAAGGCCATAGGACACATCGATAACATTGTGTTCATCACTACCGATAATAGTTGTTGGAATATAGTCAGACAAGATATCTAACCTATCTGGTTGTGCAGcagctattttttcaaactcATCGAATTCGAAACTTCGTCGAAAAGCAAATGCCAAAAGTGCTTCTAATTCCTTGTTTCCAGAGTACTGAAGATGTCCATCCCTGTAGACAGCAGAGCTCGGAGAAATGCTATTAGTGGCATTTCTGGCGACTCGGGTCGAGGACGTAGAGACTGCATACAATGATATTCCGTCACAGAAGTACTTCAAGCCACTTTTTTCTGCCAGAAACCACAGAATTGTGCTTTTTAATTCCTCTGCGTTGCTGAGAGTTACAGGGTTCTTGCGGTTGAAAAAGTTTACTAGACTCTGCTCCAGGCTGCTTGAAGAAAGAAA is a window from the Porites lutea chromosome 10, jaPorLute2.1, whole genome shotgun sequence genome containing:
- the LOC140949536 gene encoding uncharacterized protein is translated as MEVFKAQCIEATKNISAKHDEEDDNDLFTKSLQAKWFNSLSNTLVSDISGSLKNNRGAFDPKVLVQKMIDVLREESAGGGPEVNDLFYESLEELKTDPDFSTIMTEFDDALNGRKNMMTIGTDLPEFQEEESGPVKDVGLKGEVITGEESEKENDLIRYSNYMSGAGSTFGGFMAELPGDIGDITDGTIKSLNYKYDALKYKLKKGITVDVLRQENFDKMVKSNIQPEVQFRVDRTGVKNLQDMVVSESFDKIKGLQGVGDEQRLSQQNFNSQKKLAQQKGRIKSKKVAGKILGKVGNGVEKLSTAFDIAQGGVDTAAGSDMIKKARELRSEGHISEGEYNEMIRNGRLRVAQGSFGLANGMQNVVKFVGKRVEKNILKKAGTAGGKLLKQTKRFASFIGGAISVGTSVVSMAKNAIAASDAAKQGIVGKAVIYGVMAAVDGITAILDGVSVALDFVFPPLSPIIDLVSTILQVINTILGFFADLIDFRTTAQRVHDEFETYINSEAFKTYVNNMAEGYKNRGFDIFKYYVDAVVLRIEADKETLQAERKTITKCLTEKAREDFENKQLRVALVDATSFGKTLKGRANDDEIVAGFGPDRIYGEEGDDILFGRGGSDTIYGGPGNDYLNGGTGRDTLFGGEGDDFLVCEPGVDRRCEGEEGYDTLALSGESLRFKESLWNRRYITMGPVWESMYQRNPRKSPVKGIYLDRSGSNAKKGRTGINLGSCFPGWPDGFNQVIHTPAFLSSSSLEQSLVNFFNRKNPVTLSNAEELKSTILWFLAEKSGLKYFCDGISLYAVSTSSTRVARNATNSISPSSAVYRDGHLQYSGNKELEALLAFAFRRSFEFDEFEKIAAAQPDRLDILSDYIPTTIIGSDEHNVIDVSYGLGDVVYTGDGNNVISIGSTINNYKVTEDSERVTFGFYNWAKYIVGGSGENTLVIQYKSLPAGGSTPNAYYGRWQLRNIDNPVRTGDFPKYYRHVVYLKNIPTIEVRQPEARRNYHQKISIDARYYDGARRYILNHADFFCGPLSTEKDVMVLPRRLINGYRRSSIRFGEGTKNTISFKYYEDERYQIDTINIYQKYKYDEGHITFRPQFGRLSLVHAMNVVSFSSCKNIIGNDKENLLIAVGGETTVDAKDGDDTLVSTRGRHELIGGPGTDTYVLHGPEVVDYLTISVVMGADGNTIRCKTTIYGKWMETDGRLEIDILKHDHADVLLSTVEIIPAEDDAGKNLGTISKDHSNRKIIYQPGSNFNSLKRNQAKVLRVSYTTTGSIATINEGDDGNQLRFESIRSLDHLAASIEDDKLVFKDKSNPPRTVFIDNEWGNKLKSGISTNLFDLIIDFAQRFPLMLFRKNDQEFNRATAKQTITFLYEQLKHLEIALGQELDTILDSTSLPSTVGNEIDVGNGQNIVLAKTRGKTYKLGRKSSGSIIVANKFTQGTGKVTITGGDDHNSLNAVVVGVGSGGVVEIFPMGPHDVIVTDALPNEVQFYRDSDDKTCLKDSQQRDLIKGWSTDNCKRLIFKKSENTQIIVNCQEYIRGRIYSFVQEYPIIVSYGADKQLKLNLPFKKADATIDFHYPYNPRGKFLWVFFTEPYPPISSSAVRQPYLLIPAGYTRPTRLDAHMLANAIRFQFKAGIQFSDELVKDDAICPFVIEKFKNSPPRRYELTNLDKEC